A single Nitrospiria bacterium DNA region contains:
- the rpmB gene encoding 50S ribosomal protein L28 produces the protein MAYVCAICGKGKTIGFKVSHAHNKTKHPFYPNLKSVKAVVNDTTRRLKVCTRCIRSGWVKKAV, from the coding sequence GTGGCGTACGTTTGTGCAATCTGCGGGAAAGGAAAAACGATCGGTTTTAAGGTCAGTCATGCCCATAATAAAACCAAGCACCCCTTTTACCCGAACCTGAAATCCGTCAAGGCTGTCGTGAACGACACGACCCGACGGCTCAAAGTCTGCACCCGTTGCATTCGTTCCGGCTGGGTGAAGAAGGCCGTCTGA
- the corA gene encoding magnesium/cobalt transporter CorA, whose protein sequence is MIEIFALSKQNGLRRITESESLPSLLKDETESVWVDLEAPTEEENQILSSIFNFHPLAIEDCIAESHLPKLDDFGDYLFLVLHGARRGDVSGTFKTVELNFFLGKRYLVTYHQQLSRSINRTKERCLKNSLSMSRGTDFLLYEILDGTVDNYFPILDDFDEVVDELEREVTGFPSKETLNRIFSLKRDGMSLRRVTSPQREILNRLSRDSFAVVNKRTAIYFRDVYDHLVRINDLAESYKDLTTGLLEAYISMVSNRLNEVIKVLTALTVVFMPLMVIPSIYGMNFKYMPELEWRYGYPATIGVMVGIVVVMLWFFRRKKWI, encoded by the coding sequence ATGATCGAGATTTTTGCCCTGTCAAAGCAAAACGGACTACGGAGGATTACGGAATCCGAGTCTTTACCCAGCCTGCTGAAGGACGAGACCGAATCGGTCTGGGTGGATCTGGAAGCCCCGACCGAGGAAGAAAACCAGATCCTTTCTTCCATCTTCAATTTTCATCCCCTCGCCATAGAAGATTGCATCGCGGAATCCCACCTTCCCAAACTGGATGATTTCGGCGACTATCTCTTCCTCGTGCTCCACGGAGCCCGTCGTGGAGACGTCTCCGGAACGTTCAAAACGGTCGAGCTTAATTTTTTTCTGGGCAAACGCTACCTGGTCACCTACCATCAGCAATTGTCCCGCAGCATCAACCGCACCAAAGAACGGTGCCTGAAAAATTCTCTCTCCATGTCCCGGGGAACGGATTTCCTGCTTTACGAGATTCTGGACGGTACGGTTGACAATTACTTTCCCATCTTAGATGACTTCGACGAAGTGGTGGATGAGCTCGAACGCGAGGTCACTGGATTTCCCAGCAAGGAAACCCTGAACCGGATATTCTCGCTGAAACGGGATGGGATGTCCCTTCGGCGGGTGACCAGTCCGCAACGGGAAATTCTCAACCGGTTGAGCCGCGATTCGTTCGCGGTGGTCAACAAACGGACGGCCATTTATTTCCGAGATGTTTATGACCACCTCGTGCGGATTAACGACCTGGCTGAATCGTACAAAGACCTTACGACCGGGCTCCTGGAGGCCTACATCTCCATGGTGTCGAACCGTTTGAACGAGGTCATAAAGGTGCTCACCGCGCTTACCGTCGTCTTTATGCCGCTCATGGTCATCCCCAGCATCTACGGCATGAACTTTAAGTACATGCCCGAATTGGAATGGCGCTACGGATACCCCGCGACGATCGGGGTGATGGTGGGCATTGTCGTCGTGATGCTGTGGTTCTTCCGCAGGAAAAAGTGGATTTAG